One window of the Nicotiana tabacum cultivar K326 chromosome 4, ASM71507v2, whole genome shotgun sequence genome contains the following:
- the LOC107770340 gene encoding rab GTPase-activating protein 22 isoform X2, whose protein sequence is MRALRRSQTSSSSNSSSPSSSSPSSSSSSSWIHLRSVLFVVASSPASSSSSNRGHLKSPWSRRKRKRALAPQQWRGFFTPEGKLRDGGVKFLKKVRSGGVDPSIRAEVWPFLLGVYELNSSKEERDCIRNQKRREYESLRRDCRRLLKRNGISKLKETGGMGSDGEGNITEGMDSPDYEDVVTARESLSSEDRSPYIEDSDNPGGTDEFSSSKRVMEPNDISDSESSDSDSSADPDISQTVPSAESMDESTAEVAEVTSKEDSSPSKTEVSSRPCSAEDFNTWQRIIRLDAIRANAEWIAYSPSQAVVSESRAHRFAEAVGLKDYEHLEPPRILHAARLVSILEAYALYDPEIGYCQGMSDLLSPIITVMTEDHEAFWCFVGFMKKARHNFRLDEVGIRRQLNIISKIIKHKDSHLYRHLEKLQAEDCFFVYRMVVVLFRRELTFEQTLCIWEVMWADQAAIRAGIGKSAWSRIRLRAPPTDDLLLYAIAASVLQRRKQIIEKYSSMDEILRECQSMAGQLDVWKLLDDAHDLVVTLHEKI, encoded by the exons ATGAGAGCTCTCAGACGAAGTCAGACTTCGTCGTCTTCAAATTCCTCTTCACCGTCTTCATCATCACCATCATCGTCATCGTCATCATCGTGGATTCATTTGAGATCAGTCCTATTCGTTGTTGCATCCTCAccagcttcttcttcttcctctaatCG AGGTCATCTCAAATCACCATGGTCTCGTAGAAAAAGAAAACGTGCTCTTGCACCCCAACAGTGGAGAGGCTTTTTCACACCAGAAGGAAAACTTCGTGATGGTGGAGTTAAATTTCTAAAGAAAGTCCGAAGCGGA GGTGTTGATCCAAGTATCAGGGCAGAGGTTTGGCCATTTCTGCTTGGGGT CTATGAGTTGAACAGCTCCAAAGAAGAAAGAGACTGtataagaaatcagaaaag GAGGGAATATGAGAGCCTTCGGAGAGATTGTCGCCGACTGCTGAAACGCAATGGAATTTCTAAACTGAAGGAAACTGGTGGAATGGGAAGCGATGGTGAAGGCAATATCACTGAAGGGATGGATTCCCCTGACTATGAAGATGTTGTTACTGCCCGGGAATCTCTCTCTAGTGAGGACAGGAGCCCATACATCGAGGATTCTGACAACCCCGGTGGTACAGATGAATTTTCCAGTTCCAAACGAGTGATGGAGCCAAATGATATCTCTGACTCTGAGTCATCAGACTCGGATTCCTCTGCAGATCCTGATATTAGTCAAACTGTCCCCTCCGCAGAAAGCATGGATGAGAGTACTGCTGAAGTTGCTGAAGTGACTTCTAAGGAGGACTCTTCTCCTTCAAAGACAGAAGTTTCTTCAAGGCCCTGTAGTGCAGAAGATTTTAATACATGGCAACGGATAATTCGGCTTGATGCAATTCGTGCTAATGCAGAGTGGATAGCATATTCCCCATCTCAAGCTGTAGTATCAGAGAGCAGGGCACACCGTTTTGCAGAGGCTGTTGGGTTGAAGGACTATGAACACCTAGAGCCCCCTAGGATCCTGCATGCTGCTCGGTTAGTCTCCATTCTTGAAGCCTATGCTCTATATGATCCTGAAATTGGCTATTGTCAGGGGATGAGCGATTTGCTTTCACCGATCATTACTGTAATGACAGAGGACCATGAAGCTTTTTGGTGCTTTGTTGGTTTCATGAAGAAGGCTCGGCATAACTTCAGGCTTGATGAAGTTGGAATCAGGAGGCAGCTAAACATTATCTCTAAGATCATCAAGCACAAGGATTCGCATCTCTATCGACACCTGGAGAAGCTCCAAGCAGAGGATTGCTTTTTTGTGTACAGGATGGTGGTAGTGCTTTTCAGGAGGGAATTAACTTTTGAGCAAACACTTTGCATATGGGAAGTAATGTGGGCAGACCAAGCGGCTATTAGGGCCGGGATTGGGAAGTCTGCCTGGAGTAGGATTAGGTTGCGTGCCCCACCAACAGATGATCTTTTGCTTTATGCAATTGCAGCATCTGTATTGCAACGGAGGAAACAGATCATAGAGAAGTATAGTAGCATGGATGAAATTTTAAGGGAGTGTCAGAGCATGGCTGGTCAACTGGATGTATGGAAGCTTTTAGatgatgctcatgacttggtggTCACTCTCCATGAGAAGATATAG
- the LOC107770340 gene encoding rab GTPase-activating protein 22 isoform X1 has protein sequence MLVLLFFTSVSGAPTNAVESIGTKISKLGGVFIGGVGGGGNGGGFWMDRQPSNAGIAFAVTALAGLALAAAVFYSTRGHLKSPWSRRKRKRALAPQQWRGFFTPEGKLRDGGVKFLKKVRSGGVDPSIRAEVWPFLLGVYELNSSKEERDCIRNQKRREYESLRRDCRRLLKRNGISKLKETGGMGSDGEGNITEGMDSPDYEDVVTARESLSSEDRSPYIEDSDNPGGTDEFSSSKRVMEPNDISDSESSDSDSSADPDISQTVPSAESMDESTAEVAEVTSKEDSSPSKTEVSSRPCSAEDFNTWQRIIRLDAIRANAEWIAYSPSQAVVSESRAHRFAEAVGLKDYEHLEPPRILHAARLVSILEAYALYDPEIGYCQGMSDLLSPIITVMTEDHEAFWCFVGFMKKARHNFRLDEVGIRRQLNIISKIIKHKDSHLYRHLEKLQAEDCFFVYRMVVVLFRRELTFEQTLCIWEVMWADQAAIRAGIGKSAWSRIRLRAPPTDDLLLYAIAASVLQRRKQIIEKYSSMDEILRECQSMAGQLDVWKLLDDAHDLVVTLHEKI, from the exons ATGCTCGTTCTCTTGTTCTTCACCTCCGTGTCCGGGGCTCCTACTAATGCTGTTGAATCAATCGGCACCAAAATCAGTAAGCTCGGTGGAGTATTCATCGGCGGCGTTGGCGGCGGAGGCAACGGTGGTGGTTTCTGGATGGACCGTCAACCTTCCAATGCCGGTATAGCTTTTGCGGTCACGGCCTTGGCCGGACTCGCCTTGGCCGCCGCCGTTTTCTACTCTACTAG AGGTCATCTCAAATCACCATGGTCTCGTAGAAAAAGAAAACGTGCTCTTGCACCCCAACAGTGGAGAGGCTTTTTCACACCAGAAGGAAAACTTCGTGATGGTGGAGTTAAATTTCTAAAGAAAGTCCGAAGCGGA GGTGTTGATCCAAGTATCAGGGCAGAGGTTTGGCCATTTCTGCTTGGGGT CTATGAGTTGAACAGCTCCAAAGAAGAAAGAGACTGtataagaaatcagaaaag GAGGGAATATGAGAGCCTTCGGAGAGATTGTCGCCGACTGCTGAAACGCAATGGAATTTCTAAACTGAAGGAAACTGGTGGAATGGGAAGCGATGGTGAAGGCAATATCACTGAAGGGATGGATTCCCCTGACTATGAAGATGTTGTTACTGCCCGGGAATCTCTCTCTAGTGAGGACAGGAGCCCATACATCGAGGATTCTGACAACCCCGGTGGTACAGATGAATTTTCCAGTTCCAAACGAGTGATGGAGCCAAATGATATCTCTGACTCTGAGTCATCAGACTCGGATTCCTCTGCAGATCCTGATATTAGTCAAACTGTCCCCTCCGCAGAAAGCATGGATGAGAGTACTGCTGAAGTTGCTGAAGTGACTTCTAAGGAGGACTCTTCTCCTTCAAAGACAGAAGTTTCTTCAAGGCCCTGTAGTGCAGAAGATTTTAATACATGGCAACGGATAATTCGGCTTGATGCAATTCGTGCTAATGCAGAGTGGATAGCATATTCCCCATCTCAAGCTGTAGTATCAGAGAGCAGGGCACACCGTTTTGCAGAGGCTGTTGGGTTGAAGGACTATGAACACCTAGAGCCCCCTAGGATCCTGCATGCTGCTCGGTTAGTCTCCATTCTTGAAGCCTATGCTCTATATGATCCTGAAATTGGCTATTGTCAGGGGATGAGCGATTTGCTTTCACCGATCATTACTGTAATGACAGAGGACCATGAAGCTTTTTGGTGCTTTGTTGGTTTCATGAAGAAGGCTCGGCATAACTTCAGGCTTGATGAAGTTGGAATCAGGAGGCAGCTAAACATTATCTCTAAGATCATCAAGCACAAGGATTCGCATCTCTATCGACACCTGGAGAAGCTCCAAGCAGAGGATTGCTTTTTTGTGTACAGGATGGTGGTAGTGCTTTTCAGGAGGGAATTAACTTTTGAGCAAACACTTTGCATATGGGAAGTAATGTGGGCAGACCAAGCGGCTATTAGGGCCGGGATTGGGAAGTCTGCCTGGAGTAGGATTAGGTTGCGTGCCCCACCAACAGATGATCTTTTGCTTTATGCAATTGCAGCATCTGTATTGCAACGGAGGAAACAGATCATAGAGAAGTATAGTAGCATGGATGAAATTTTAAGGGAGTGTCAGAGCATGGCTGGTCAACTGGATGTATGGAAGCTTTTAGatgatgctcatgacttggtggTCACTCTCCATGAGAAGATATAG
- the LOC107770339 gene encoding cytochrome b5, translated as MASDGKVHGFEEVAKHNKTKDCWLIINGKVYDVTPFMEDHPGGDEVLLSATGKDATNDFEDVGHSDSAREMMDKYYIGDIDVSTVPLKRAYIPPQQAPYNPDKTPEFIIKILQFLVPLLILGLAFAVRHYTKEK; from the exons ATGGCGTCAGATGGGAAAGTTCATGGATTTGAGGAGGTTGCCAAACACAACAAGACCAAAGATTGCTGGCTTATTATCAATGGAAAG GTGTATGATGTAACTCCATTCATGGAGGATCATCCTGGTGGTGATGAAGTTTTGCTTTCAGCAACTG GGAAAGATGCAACCAATGACTTTGAAGATGTTGGCCACAGTGATTCTGCTAGAGAGATGATGGATAAGTATTACATTGGGGATATCGACGTGTCAACAGTTCCCCTAAAACGTGCATATATTCCACCGCAACAAGCCCCATACAATCCGGACAAGACTCCagaattcattatcaaaattctacaGTTCCTTGTACCCCTCTTGATCTTGGGCTTGGCCTTTGCAGTACGACACTACACCAAGGAGAAGTAA